A genome region from Synchiropus splendidus isolate RoL2022-P1 chromosome 5, RoL_Sspl_1.0, whole genome shotgun sequence includes the following:
- the fes gene encoding tyrosine-protein kinase Fes/Fps isoform X1: protein MGFGQDLRCPQGHAALLRLLDSELQLMEVMKKWMGQRAKSEREFSLQLHQMALMVEKLDRPQPGSGLDHISQLNKSWSVLVSQTDSLSQLMKKSSEDLLSGPVNKLALLIRDKQQLRKTYAEQWSLLRQELSKVTQAELDRLKNSYKVASREAAQAKRRFHEAIRDKDRDKAKERYVKATVKLHVLHNDYVLGVRAAQVYHHHHFSLLQPALQDALQTLQQEMVLILKEILQEYFDISSLLQPEVVQIHRELSCAISSIDPCSEYLSFIQQNRSVGEDPVAADFDTSVLDESESLTREVALNDLTVDSLQHKLTALEEQLLVLAATLASQQSSLEQLELELDGEREGVKKGQRLYQFSKKHALEECRHQVALSQGTKAKLEVQRLILKEKLDQLGFREPPSALYLDGDTPPQTSKTSNSPASAKLLMEGILNSRSALFKNPRPEQEAELPLEQQGWYHGAIPRPEVHLLLELDGDFLVRKSQEKPGFVLSVHWSGSCKHFLIQNVDDLYCLDGDRFHSIPQLIHHLLSSRQNITRKSDIVLKKAVLKDKWVMDHQDVILGNLIGRGNFGEVYSGRLRSTNLPVAVKSCKENLAPEHRSKFLMEARILKQYDHPNIVKLIGVCTQKQPIYIIMELVQGGDFLSFLRQDGDRLKPKQLVKMTENVAAGMEYLEKKKCIHRDLAARNCLVAEQSVVKISDFGMSRQQEDGVYSTDGGLRQIPVKWTAPEALNFGRYTSESDVWSFGVLLWETFSLGMTPYPNMSNQQARDEVERGFRMLPPRTCPEEVSRLMSSCWKYDPIDRPSFKKIRNELISIYNRIT, encoded by the exons ATGGGCTTCGGGCAGGACCTGCGCTGCCCGCAGGGTCACGCTGCCCtcctgagactgctggactcaGAGCTTCAGCTGATGGAAGTGATGAAGAAGTGGATGGGTCAGCGGGCCAAGAGCGAGCGAGAGTTCTCTCTTCAGCTGCATCAGATGGCGCTCATGGTGGAGAAGCTGGACCGACCTCAGCCAGGTTCTGGACTGGACCATATCAGCCAGCTGAACAAG TCCTGGAGCGTCCTGGTGTCTCAGACAGACAGCCTCAGTCAGCTGATGAAGAAGTCCTCAGAAGACCTGCTCAGTGGCCCTGTCAACAAGCTGGCGTTGCTCATCAGAGACAAACAGCAGCTCCGGAAAACTTACGCAGAACAATGGAGCCTGCTGAGGCAGGAGCTGAGTAAG GTGACCCAGGCAGAGCTAGACAGACTCAAAAACAGCTACAAAGTGGCATCAAGAGAAGCGGCACAGGCCAAGAGGAGGTTCCACGAGGCCATCCGAG ACAAGGATAGAGATAAAGCCAAAGAGCGATACGTGAAGGCCACAGTCAAGCTCCACGTGCTGCACAACGACTACGTGCTGGGTGTGCGAGCGGCTCAGGtctaccaccaccaccacttcagtctCCTCCAGCCGGCCCTGCAGGACGCACTGCAGACGCTGCAGCAGGAGATGGTCCTGATTCT GAAGGAGATCCTGCAGGAGTACTTTGACATCTCCTCGCTGCTCCAGCCCGAAGTGGTGCAGATTCACAGAGAACTGTCTTGCGCCATTTCCTCCATCGATCCCTGCAGTGAATATCTGAGCTTCATCCAGCAGAACAG gtccGTGGGCGAGGATCCTGTTGCTGCAGACTTTGACACCAGTGTCCTGGACGAGTCCGAGTCACTCACTCGTGAAGTGGCCCTGAACGACCTGACTGTGGACTCGCTGCAGCACAA ACTCACGGCGTTAGAGGAGCAGCTTCTGGTGCTGGCTGCCACTCTGGCGTCGCAGCAGTCCtcgctggagcagctggagctggagctggatggggagagagagggagtgaagaaaggtcagag GCTCTATCAGTTCAGCAAGAAGCACGCGCTGGAGGAATGTCGGCATCAGGTGGCGCTGTCTCAGGGCACCAAAGCCAAGCTGGAGGTGCAGAGGCTGATtctgaaggagaagctggaccAGCTGGGCTTCAGGGAGCCGCCCTCGGCTCTGTATCTGGACGGAGACACGCCGCCGCAGACGTCCAAGACAAGTAAC AGTCCAGCGTCTGCCAAACTGCTCATGGAGGGAATCTTGAACAGTCGCAGTGCCTTGTTCAAAAACCCCAGGCCTGAG CAGGAGGCGGAGCTGCCTCTGGAGCAGCAGGGCTGGTACCATGGCGCCATCCCCAGGCCGGAGGTCCAcctcctgctggagctggacgGCGACTTCTTGGTGAGGAAGAGTCAAGAGAAGCCAGGATTCGTGCTCTCTGTGCACTGGAGCGGCTCCTGCAAGCACTTCCTCATTCAGAACGTAGAT GATTTGTACTGCCTGGATGGAGACCGCTTCCACAGCATCCCGCAGCTCATCCATCATCTGCTCTCTTCACGCCAGAACATCACCAGGAAGTCTGACATAGTTCTGAAGAAAGCCGTGCTGAAG GACAAGTGGGTCATGGATCACCAAGACGTCATCTTGGGAAACCTCATTGGACGG GGGAACTTCGGCGAGGTGTACAGTGGACGGCTGCGCTCCACTAACCTGCCCGTGGCTGTCAAGTCCTGCAAGGAGAACCTGGCGCCCGAACACAGGAGCAAgttcctgatggaggccag GATCCTGAAACAATACGACCATCCGAACATTGTGAAGCTGATCGGGGTGTGCACTCAGAAACAGCCGATCTACATCATCATGGAGCTGGTCCAAG GTGGGGATTTTCTCTCCTTCCTGCGACAGGACGGAGACAGGCTCAAACCCAAGCAGCTGGTCAAAATGACGGAAAATGTAGCGGCCGGCATGGAgtacctggagaagaagaagtgcaTCCACAG GGATCTGGCTGCGAGGAACTGCCTGGTGGCGGAGCAGAGCGTGGTGAAGATCAGCGACTTTGGAATGTCCCGTCAGCAGGAGGACGGTGTCTACTCCACAGACGGAGGTCTCAGGCAGATCCCCGTCAAGTGGACCGCACCGGAAGCGCTCAACTTCG GTCGGTACACTTCGGAGAGTGACGTGTGGAGCTTCGGGGTTCTCCTGTGGGAGACCTTCTCCCTGGGCATGACCCCCTACCCCAACATGAGCAACCAACAGGCTCGAGATGAGGTGGAGAGAG GGTTCCGGATGCTGCCTCCACGGACGTGTCCAGAAGAAGTCAGCCGGCTCatgagcagctgctggaagTACGACCCGATCGATCGACCGTCGTTTAAAAAGATTAGAAATGAGCTCATTTCTATTTACAACAGGATCACGTGA
- the fes gene encoding tyrosine-protein kinase Fes/Fps isoform X2 — protein MGFGQDLRCPQGHAALLRLLDSELQLMEVMKKWMGQRAKSEREFSLQLHQMALMVEKLDRPQPGSGLDHISQLNKSWSVLVSQTDSLSQLMKKSSEDLLSGPVNKLALLIRDKQQLRKTYAEQWSLLRQELSKVTQAELDRLKNSYKVASREAAQAKRRFHEAIRDKDRDKAKERYVKATVKLHVLHNDYVLGVRAAQVYHHHHFSLLQPALQDALQTLQQEMVLILKEILQEYFDISSLLQPEVVQIHRELSCAISSIDPCSEYLSFIQQNRSVGEDPVAADFDTSVLDESESLTREVALNDLTVDSLQHKLTALEEQLLVLAATLASQQSSLEQLELELDGEREGVKKGQRLYQFSKKHALEECRHQVALSQGTKAKLEVQRLILKEKLDQLGFREPPSALYLDGDTPPQTSKTSNSPASAKLLMEGILNSRSALFKNPRPEEAELPLEQQGWYHGAIPRPEVHLLLELDGDFLVRKSQEKPGFVLSVHWSGSCKHFLIQNVDDLYCLDGDRFHSIPQLIHHLLSSRQNITRKSDIVLKKAVLKDKWVMDHQDVILGNLIGRGNFGEVYSGRLRSTNLPVAVKSCKENLAPEHRSKFLMEARILKQYDHPNIVKLIGVCTQKQPIYIIMELVQGGDFLSFLRQDGDRLKPKQLVKMTENVAAGMEYLEKKKCIHRDLAARNCLVAEQSVVKISDFGMSRQQEDGVYSTDGGLRQIPVKWTAPEALNFGRYTSESDVWSFGVLLWETFSLGMTPYPNMSNQQARDEVERGFRMLPPRTCPEEVSRLMSSCWKYDPIDRPSFKKIRNELISIYNRIT, from the exons ATGGGCTTCGGGCAGGACCTGCGCTGCCCGCAGGGTCACGCTGCCCtcctgagactgctggactcaGAGCTTCAGCTGATGGAAGTGATGAAGAAGTGGATGGGTCAGCGGGCCAAGAGCGAGCGAGAGTTCTCTCTTCAGCTGCATCAGATGGCGCTCATGGTGGAGAAGCTGGACCGACCTCAGCCAGGTTCTGGACTGGACCATATCAGCCAGCTGAACAAG TCCTGGAGCGTCCTGGTGTCTCAGACAGACAGCCTCAGTCAGCTGATGAAGAAGTCCTCAGAAGACCTGCTCAGTGGCCCTGTCAACAAGCTGGCGTTGCTCATCAGAGACAAACAGCAGCTCCGGAAAACTTACGCAGAACAATGGAGCCTGCTGAGGCAGGAGCTGAGTAAG GTGACCCAGGCAGAGCTAGACAGACTCAAAAACAGCTACAAAGTGGCATCAAGAGAAGCGGCACAGGCCAAGAGGAGGTTCCACGAGGCCATCCGAG ACAAGGATAGAGATAAAGCCAAAGAGCGATACGTGAAGGCCACAGTCAAGCTCCACGTGCTGCACAACGACTACGTGCTGGGTGTGCGAGCGGCTCAGGtctaccaccaccaccacttcagtctCCTCCAGCCGGCCCTGCAGGACGCACTGCAGACGCTGCAGCAGGAGATGGTCCTGATTCT GAAGGAGATCCTGCAGGAGTACTTTGACATCTCCTCGCTGCTCCAGCCCGAAGTGGTGCAGATTCACAGAGAACTGTCTTGCGCCATTTCCTCCATCGATCCCTGCAGTGAATATCTGAGCTTCATCCAGCAGAACAG gtccGTGGGCGAGGATCCTGTTGCTGCAGACTTTGACACCAGTGTCCTGGACGAGTCCGAGTCACTCACTCGTGAAGTGGCCCTGAACGACCTGACTGTGGACTCGCTGCAGCACAA ACTCACGGCGTTAGAGGAGCAGCTTCTGGTGCTGGCTGCCACTCTGGCGTCGCAGCAGTCCtcgctggagcagctggagctggagctggatggggagagagagggagtgaagaaaggtcagag GCTCTATCAGTTCAGCAAGAAGCACGCGCTGGAGGAATGTCGGCATCAGGTGGCGCTGTCTCAGGGCACCAAAGCCAAGCTGGAGGTGCAGAGGCTGATtctgaaggagaagctggaccAGCTGGGCTTCAGGGAGCCGCCCTCGGCTCTGTATCTGGACGGAGACACGCCGCCGCAGACGTCCAAGACAAGTAAC AGTCCAGCGTCTGCCAAACTGCTCATGGAGGGAATCTTGAACAGTCGCAGTGCCTTGTTCAAAAACCCCAGGCCTGAG GAGGCGGAGCTGCCTCTGGAGCAGCAGGGCTGGTACCATGGCGCCATCCCCAGGCCGGAGGTCCAcctcctgctggagctggacgGCGACTTCTTGGTGAGGAAGAGTCAAGAGAAGCCAGGATTCGTGCTCTCTGTGCACTGGAGCGGCTCCTGCAAGCACTTCCTCATTCAGAACGTAGAT GATTTGTACTGCCTGGATGGAGACCGCTTCCACAGCATCCCGCAGCTCATCCATCATCTGCTCTCTTCACGCCAGAACATCACCAGGAAGTCTGACATAGTTCTGAAGAAAGCCGTGCTGAAG GACAAGTGGGTCATGGATCACCAAGACGTCATCTTGGGAAACCTCATTGGACGG GGGAACTTCGGCGAGGTGTACAGTGGACGGCTGCGCTCCACTAACCTGCCCGTGGCTGTCAAGTCCTGCAAGGAGAACCTGGCGCCCGAACACAGGAGCAAgttcctgatggaggccag GATCCTGAAACAATACGACCATCCGAACATTGTGAAGCTGATCGGGGTGTGCACTCAGAAACAGCCGATCTACATCATCATGGAGCTGGTCCAAG GTGGGGATTTTCTCTCCTTCCTGCGACAGGACGGAGACAGGCTCAAACCCAAGCAGCTGGTCAAAATGACGGAAAATGTAGCGGCCGGCATGGAgtacctggagaagaagaagtgcaTCCACAG GGATCTGGCTGCGAGGAACTGCCTGGTGGCGGAGCAGAGCGTGGTGAAGATCAGCGACTTTGGAATGTCCCGTCAGCAGGAGGACGGTGTCTACTCCACAGACGGAGGTCTCAGGCAGATCCCCGTCAAGTGGACCGCACCGGAAGCGCTCAACTTCG GTCGGTACACTTCGGAGAGTGACGTGTGGAGCTTCGGGGTTCTCCTGTGGGAGACCTTCTCCCTGGGCATGACCCCCTACCCCAACATGAGCAACCAACAGGCTCGAGATGAGGTGGAGAGAG GGTTCCGGATGCTGCCTCCACGGACGTGTCCAGAAGAAGTCAGCCGGCTCatgagcagctgctggaagTACGACCCGATCGATCGACCGTCGTTTAAAAAGATTAGAAATGAGCTCATTTCTATTTACAACAGGATCACGTGA